One window of the Athene noctua chromosome 5, bAthNoc1.hap1.1, whole genome shotgun sequence genome contains the following:
- the EIF3F gene encoding eukaryotic translation initiation factor 3 subunit F, producing MAATTPAPAPPAAAPAQSPTAAPAALAGNAPPTAAPPPAAAPAPPPQPAAPLSAALSGPFPGGRVVRLHPVVLASIVDSFERRNEGAARVIGTLLGTVDKHSVEVTNCFSVPHNESEDEVAVDMEFAKNMYELHKKVSPSEIILGWYATGHDITEHSVLIHEYYSREAHNPIHLTVDTSLQNSRMSIKAYVSAPMGVPGKTMGVMFTPLTVKYVYYDTERIGVDLIMKTCFSPNRVIGLSSDLQQVGSASARIQDTLTMVLQYAEDVLSGKVAADNTVGRFLMDLINQVPKISPEDFETMLNSNINDLLMVTYLANLTQSQIALNEKLLSL from the exons ATGGCGGCGACAACTCCCGCTCCGGCTCCTCCTGCGGCCGCCCCGGCGCAGAGCCCGACGGCGGCGCCCGCCGCCCTGGCGGGAAACGCTCCCCCCACTGCCGCACCGCCCCCGGCCGCTGCTCCGGCACCACCGCCGCAGCCGGCCGCGCCGCTGTCGGCCGCGCTCTCAGGCCCCTTCCCCGGCGGCCGCGTGGTGCGGCTGCACCCGGTCGTGCTCGCCTCCATCGTGGACAGCTTCGAGCGTCGCAACGAGGGCGCGGCGCGGGTCATCGGGACGCTGCTGG GGACCGTGGACAAGCACTCGGTGGAGGTCACCAACTGTTTCTCCGTCCCTCACAACGAGTCCGAGGATGAG GTGGCAGTCGATATGGAATTTGCCAAAAACATGTATGAGTTGCACAAGAAGGTGTCTCCTAGCGAGATCATCTTGGGCTG GTATGCAACAGGTCATGACATCACGGAACACTCTGTCCTGATCCATGAGTATTACAGCCGGGAAGCGCACAATCCAATCCACCTCACTGTGGACACAAGTCTCCAGAATTCACGCATGAGCATTAAAGCCTATGTCAG tgcccCCATGGGAGTCCCTGGTAAAACTATGGGCGTGATGTTCACACCTCTAACAGTGAAATATGTTTATTATGATACAGAGCGGATAGGAG TGGACCTTATCATGAAGACTTGTTTTAGCCCTAATCGAGTGATTGGCTTGTCCAGTGACTTACAGCAGGTGGGGTCAGCATCAGCCAGGATTCAGGACACCCTGACCATGGTGCTGCAGTATGCAGAGGATGTATTG TCTGGCAAAGTGGCTGCTGACAACACTGTTGGGCGTTTCCTGATGGATCTTATTAACCAGGTGCCAAAGATTTCACCAGAGGACTTTGAGACAATGTTGAACAGCAATATCAAT gaCCTACTGATGGTAACCTACTTGGCAAACCTCACACAGTCACAGATTGCTCTCAACGAAAAACTTCTGAGTTTATAA